A single genomic interval of Helianthus annuus cultivar XRQ/B chromosome 13, HanXRQr2.0-SUNRISE, whole genome shotgun sequence harbors:
- the LOC110898664 gene encoding protein EMSY-LIKE 3 isoform X1, translating to MNFELSDSSGTDDDLPPPHQQKFRSAGPGTGNGRTMAVGNAPFPRIQNDMETQIHLIEQEAYSSVLRAFKAQSDAITWEMESLITDLRKELRVSDEEHRKLLARVNNDDIIKRIREWRKTNGAQPGTLNSPTVSASQKKQKTSHSGPSSSLGPPPPTLQQPSSSGLNRGSGSGFRGKKPQSSLQYGSASFNGREQVPKQGFDEDNNSDPLIGRKVWTRWPEDNNFYEAIIKKFNPVEGRHALVYDSNTPNEAWEWVNLREISPNDICWKWEDVGVSNRGARSGSGRGIKASTPRVGTNSGSGRGRPIAKGQSKKEAPQKENGVAKKPLNTIEILHTDTLVKELDKVFSSSSADPMDIEKARKVLKEHEQALLDAIAKLEGASDGESDRDHISSKHEAGDGSDGVKAAVEDQKNVGQDLLQ from the exons GAACAGATGATGATCTTCCACCGCCACATCAGCAGAAATTCCGAAGTGCGGGCCCGGGTACCGGGAACGGAAGAACTATGGCTGTTGGCAATGCTCCATTTCCAAGAATTCAAAACGATATGGAAACGCAAATCCACCTTATAGAACAAGAAGCGTATAGCTCGGTTTTGAGAGCATTCAAAGCTCAGTCCGATGCTATCACATGG GAAATGGAAAGTTTGATAACGGATCTTAGAAAAGAGTTGAGAGTATCGGATGAAGAACACCGAAAGCTTTTAGCTAGAGTTAACAACGATGACATCATCAAGAGGATAAG GGAATGGAGGAAGACAAACGGGGCGCAACCTGGCACGCTAAATAGTCCTACGGTTTCTGCAtcacaaaagaaacaaaagacgTCCCATTCTGGGCCTTCATCGTCGTTGGGCCCACCTCCACCCACCCTCCAGCAGCCATCGTCATCAGGCTTGAACCGTGGCTCTGGTTCAGGGTTCAGGGGAAAGAAGCCACAATCT TCTTTGCAGTATGGTTCGGCAAGTTTCAACGGCAGGGAACAAGTTCCTAAGCAGGGCTTTGATGAAGACAACAACTCCGATCCGTTGATTGGGAGGAAGGTTTGGACAAGATGGCCCGAAGATAATAACTTCTATGAGGCTATAATAAAAAAGTTCAACCCTGTTGAG GGTCGTCATGCTCTGGTCTATGATAGCAATACGCCGAATGAAGCATGGGAATGGGTTAATCTTAGAGAG ATATCTCCGAACGACATCTGTTGGAAATGGGAGGACGTTGGGGTTTCAAATAGAGGTGCGCGAAGTGGATCGGGCCGCGGGATAAAAGCTTCAACACCTCGTGTTGGGACTAATTCTGGTTCCGGAAGAGGTAGACCGATCGCAAAGGGTCAGTCCAAGAAAGAAGCACCCCAAAAAGAAAACGGCGTTGCAAAGAAACCTTTGAACACTATCGAAATACTTCACACCGATACCCTTGTTAAAGag TTAGACAAAGTGTTCAGTTCAAGCAGTGCTGACCCAATGGACATTGAGAAAGCCAGAAAAGTGCTGAAA gAGCATGAACAAGCCCTTCTGGATGCTATTGCAAAGCTTGAAGGTGCCTCGGATGGTGAAAGCG ACCGTGATCATATATCAAGCAAACATGAAGCGGGTGACGGTTCAGATGGCGTTAAAGCGGCTGTAGAGGATCAGAAAAACGTCGGTCAAGACTTGTTGCAATAA
- the LOC110898664 gene encoding protein EMSY-LIKE 3 isoform X2, producing the protein MNFELSDSSGTDDDLPPPHQQKFRSAGPGTGNGRTMAVGNAPFPRIQNDMETQIHLIEQEAYSSVLRAFKAQSDAITWEMESLITDLRKELRVSDEEHRKLLARVNNDDIIKRIREWRKTNGAQPGTLNSPTVSASQKKQKTSHSGPSSSLGPPPPTLQQPSSSGLNRGSGSGFRGKKPQSYGSASFNGREQVPKQGFDEDNNSDPLIGRKVWTRWPEDNNFYEAIIKKFNPVEGRHALVYDSNTPNEAWEWVNLREISPNDICWKWEDVGVSNRGARSGSGRGIKASTPRVGTNSGSGRGRPIAKGQSKKEAPQKENGVAKKPLNTIEILHTDTLVKELDKVFSSSSADPMDIEKARKVLKEHEQALLDAIAKLEGASDGESDRDHISSKHEAGDGSDGVKAAVEDQKNVGQDLLQ; encoded by the exons GAACAGATGATGATCTTCCACCGCCACATCAGCAGAAATTCCGAAGTGCGGGCCCGGGTACCGGGAACGGAAGAACTATGGCTGTTGGCAATGCTCCATTTCCAAGAATTCAAAACGATATGGAAACGCAAATCCACCTTATAGAACAAGAAGCGTATAGCTCGGTTTTGAGAGCATTCAAAGCTCAGTCCGATGCTATCACATGG GAAATGGAAAGTTTGATAACGGATCTTAGAAAAGAGTTGAGAGTATCGGATGAAGAACACCGAAAGCTTTTAGCTAGAGTTAACAACGATGACATCATCAAGAGGATAAG GGAATGGAGGAAGACAAACGGGGCGCAACCTGGCACGCTAAATAGTCCTACGGTTTCTGCAtcacaaaagaaacaaaagacgTCCCATTCTGGGCCTTCATCGTCGTTGGGCCCACCTCCACCCACCCTCCAGCAGCCATCGTCATCAGGCTTGAACCGTGGCTCTGGTTCAGGGTTCAGGGGAAAGAAGCCACAATCT TATGGTTCGGCAAGTTTCAACGGCAGGGAACAAGTTCCTAAGCAGGGCTTTGATGAAGACAACAACTCCGATCCGTTGATTGGGAGGAAGGTTTGGACAAGATGGCCCGAAGATAATAACTTCTATGAGGCTATAATAAAAAAGTTCAACCCTGTTGAG GGTCGTCATGCTCTGGTCTATGATAGCAATACGCCGAATGAAGCATGGGAATGGGTTAATCTTAGAGAG ATATCTCCGAACGACATCTGTTGGAAATGGGAGGACGTTGGGGTTTCAAATAGAGGTGCGCGAAGTGGATCGGGCCGCGGGATAAAAGCTTCAACACCTCGTGTTGGGACTAATTCTGGTTCCGGAAGAGGTAGACCGATCGCAAAGGGTCAGTCCAAGAAAGAAGCACCCCAAAAAGAAAACGGCGTTGCAAAGAAACCTTTGAACACTATCGAAATACTTCACACCGATACCCTTGTTAAAGag TTAGACAAAGTGTTCAGTTCAAGCAGTGCTGACCCAATGGACATTGAGAAAGCCAGAAAAGTGCTGAAA gAGCATGAACAAGCCCTTCTGGATGCTATTGCAAAGCTTGAAGGTGCCTCGGATGGTGAAAGCG ACCGTGATCATATATCAAGCAAACATGAAGCGGGTGACGGTTCAGATGGCGTTAAAGCGGCTGTAGAGGATCAGAAAAACGTCGGTCAAGACTTGTTGCAATAA